Proteins from a single region of Bogoriella caseilytica:
- a CDS encoding mannitol dehydrogenase family protein — protein MNPLLNAATAPHAFLTHHLDALTPGIVHLGLGNFHRAHQATYTAAALAVEPGPWGIIGAASRSRRVVDAMRAQDLLYTVTEISPSGTAFHIPAVHTEVLVASEETERLIGALADPRTRIISLTVTESGYTFDPETGSLDVAHPDVQSDLRLSYAPRTPLGQMVNGLRQRLRSGGAPVTILSCDNLGSNGARTRELIHEFVAALPGAEGQELQAWLGDHVSFPNSMVDRIVPATTAETRAAVRSGLGLEDAVPVPAEPFGMWIIEDDFAAGRPAWGRVGATFSDQVSRYENMKLRLLNGTHSLIAYLGALSEKLTIPESVAQPHIEGAARSILRHEYLPTLELPEGVDIVDYEEQLFSRWRNTALGHRTSQVGTDGSVKLPQRVTEPVLQHLGQGVMPHHLALTVAAYVACVAPPAGFEPGPQARAIQDPATDRLQALAARHPQPASLMRAVFESGQVFPAVLADQADFVNRAGDLLDVIIAHGPHAAVREAATSSSSLSPRTNP, from the coding sequence GTGAACCCGCTCCTGAACGCCGCCACGGCTCCGCACGCGTTCCTGACCCATCACCTCGACGCTCTGACACCCGGCATCGTGCACCTGGGCCTGGGCAACTTCCACCGCGCCCACCAGGCCACGTACACCGCCGCAGCACTGGCTGTCGAGCCCGGCCCCTGGGGCATCATCGGAGCGGCCAGCCGCTCGCGGCGCGTGGTCGATGCGATGCGCGCCCAGGATCTGCTCTACACCGTCACCGAGATCAGTCCGTCCGGGACGGCCTTCCACATCCCCGCCGTGCACACCGAGGTCCTGGTCGCCAGCGAGGAGACCGAGCGCCTCATCGGCGCTCTCGCCGACCCGCGCACCAGGATCATCAGCCTGACCGTGACCGAGTCCGGCTACACCTTCGATCCCGAGACCGGGAGCCTCGATGTCGCCCACCCGGACGTCCAGTCCGATCTCCGCCTGAGCTACGCGCCCCGGACCCCCCTGGGCCAGATGGTGAACGGCCTGAGGCAACGCCTCCGCAGCGGTGGGGCACCGGTGACCATCCTGAGTTGCGACAACCTGGGCTCCAACGGCGCGCGCACCCGCGAGCTCATCCACGAGTTCGTCGCTGCCCTTCCAGGCGCCGAGGGCCAGGAGCTGCAGGCCTGGCTCGGTGACCATGTCAGCTTCCCGAACTCCATGGTCGACCGGATCGTCCCGGCGACCACGGCCGAGACCCGCGCCGCGGTGCGCAGTGGCCTCGGCCTCGAGGACGCCGTCCCGGTTCCGGCCGAGCCCTTCGGTATGTGGATCATCGAGGACGACTTCGCTGCCGGCCGGCCGGCATGGGGACGCGTGGGAGCCACCTTCTCCGATCAGGTCAGCCGCTACGAGAACATGAAACTGCGCCTGCTGAACGGCACGCACTCGCTGATCGCCTATCTCGGGGCACTGAGCGAGAAGCTCACGATCCCGGAGTCGGTGGCCCAGCCCCACATCGAGGGCGCAGCCCGCAGCATCCTGCGCCACGAGTACCTACCCACCCTGGAGCTTCCCGAAGGCGTCGACATCGTCGACTACGAGGAGCAGCTCTTCTCACGCTGGCGGAACACCGCCCTGGGCCACCGCACCTCACAGGTGGGCACCGACGGTTCGGTCAAGCTCCCCCAGCGGGTCACCGAACCTGTCCTGCAGCATCTGGGCCAGGGCGTCATGCCGCACCATCTGGCCCTGACCGTGGCCGCCTATGTGGCCTGTGTGGCCCCACCCGCTGGTTTCGAACCAGGCCCCCAGGCACGCGCGATCCAGGACCCGGCCACCGACCGCCTCCAAGCACTGGCGGCACGCCACCCGCAACCCGCGTCGCTGATGCGCGCAGTCTTCGAATCCGGTCAGGTCTTCCCGGCGGTCCTCGCCGATCAGGCCGACTTCGTCAACCGTGCCGGCGATCTCCTCGACGTGATCATCGCGCACGGCCCCCACGCCGCTGTCCGTGAGGCGGCCACCTCGAGCTCATCCCTCTCCCCCCGCACGAACCCGTAA